A section of the Delphinus delphis chromosome 1, mDelDel1.2, whole genome shotgun sequence genome encodes:
- the LRRC8B gene encoding volume-regulated anion channel subunit LRRC8B isoform X2, translating into MITLTELKCLADAQSSYHILKPWWDVFWYYITLIMLLVAVLAGALQLTQSRVLCCLPCKVEFDNHCAVPWDILKASVNTSSDPGTPLPLPLRIQNDLHRQQYSYIDAVCYEKQLHWFAKFFPYLVLLHTLIFAACSNFWLHYPSTSSRLEHFVAILHKCFDSPWTTRALSETVAEQSVRPLTLSKSKVLLSSSGCSAEVESNKQSLPYPQPGLESAGIESPTSSVLDKKEGEQAKAIFEKVKRFRMHVEQKDIIYRVYLKQIIVKVILFVLIITYVPYFLTYITLEIDCSVDVQAFTGYKRYQCVYSLAEIFKVLASFYVILVILYGLTSSYSLWWMLRSSLKQYSFEALREKSNYSDIPDVKNDFAFILHLADQYDPLYSKRFSIFLSEVSENKLKQINLNNEWTVEKLKSKLVKNSQDKIELHLFMLNGLPDNVFELTEIEVLSLELIPEVKLPSAVSQLVNLKELHVYHSSLVVDHPALAFLEENLKILRLKFTEMGKIPRWVFHLKNLKELYLSGCVLPEQVSTMQLEGFQDLKNLRTLYLKSSISRIPQVITDLLPSLQKLSLDNEGSKLVVLNNLKKMVNLKSLELISCDLERIPHSIFSLNNLHELNLKENNLKTVEEIISFQHLQNLSCLKLWHNNIAYIPAQIGALSNLEQLSLDHNNIENLPLQLFLCTKLHYLDLSYNHLTFIPEEIQYLSNLQYFAVTNNNIEMLPDGLFQCKKLQCLLLGKNSLMSLSPHVGELSNLTHLELIGIVMLSHFGWNYEVIY; encoded by the exons ATGATTACACTAACAGAGCTAAAATGTTTAGCAGACGCCCAGTCGTCTTATCACATCCTAAAACCGTGGTGGGACGTCTTTTGGTATTACATCACCCTGATCATGCTGCTGGTGGCCGTGCTGGCTGGAGCCCTCCAGCTCACACAGAGCAGGGTTCTGTGCTGTCTTCCGTGTAAGGTGGAATTCGACAATCACTGCGCCGTGCCTTGGGACATCCTGAAAGCCAGcgtgaacacgtcttccgatcccGGGACGCCGCTTCCGCTCCCCCTCAGAATCCAGAACGACCTCCACCGACAGCAGTACTCCTACATCGACGCCGTCTGTTATGAGAAGCAGCTCCACTGGTTCGCAAAGTTCTTTCCCTACCTGGTGCTCTTGCACACGCTCATCTTCGCAGCCTGCAGCAACTTTTGGCTGCACTACCCCAGTACCAGTTCCAGGCTCGAGCATTTTGTGGCCATCCTTCACAAGTGCTTCGATTCTCCGTGGACCACCCGTGCCCTGTCAGAGACGGTGGCTGAGCAGTCAGTGAGGCCCCTGACACTCTCCAAGTCCAAGGTTTTGCTTTCTTCCTCAGGGTGCTCAGCTGAGGTTGAGTCCAACAAGCAGTCATTGCCCTACCCGCAGCCTGGCTTAGAGTCAGCTGGCATAGAAAGCCCAACTTCTAGCGTCCTGGACAAGAAGGAGGGCGAACAGGCCAAAGCCATCTTTGAAAAAGTGAAAAGGTTCCGCATGCACGTGGAACAGAAGGATATCATTTATAGAGTGTATCTGAAGCAGATAATAGTCAAAGTCATTTTGTTTGTCCTCATCATAACTTACGTTCCGTATTTTTTAACCTACATTACTCTTGAAATTGACTGTTCAGTGGATGTGCAGGCTTTTACTGGATATAAGCGCTACCAGTGTGTCTACTCCTTGGCAGAAATATTTAAGGTCCTGGCTTCATTTTATGTCATCTTGGTTATACTTTATGGTCTTACCTCCTCCTACAGCTTGTGGTGGATGCTGCGGAGTTCTCTGAAGCAATATTCTTTTGAGGCGCTGAGAGAAAAAAGCAACTACAGTGACATCCCGGATGTCAAGAATGACTTCGCCTTCATTCTGCATCTGGCTGATCAGTACGATCCCCTTTACTCCAAACGCTTCTCCATATTCCTGTCGGAGGTCAGTGAGAACAAACTGAAACAGATCAACCTCAACAACGAATGGACGGTCGAGAAACTGAAAAGCAAGCTTGTGAAAAATTCCCAGGACAAGATAGAACTGCATCTTTTCATGCTAAACGGTCTTCCAGACAATGTCTTTGAGCTGACAGAAATTGAAGTGCTAAGCCTGGAGCTGATCCCTGAGGTCAAGCTGCCTTCTGCGGTCTCGCAGCTGGTCAACCTCAAGGAGCTCCACGTGTACCATTCATCTCTGGTGGTCGACCATCCTGCCCTGGCCTTTCTAGAGGAGAATTTAAAAATCCTCCGCCTGAAATTTACTGAAATGGGGAAAATTCCACGCTGGGTATTTCATCTGAAGAATCTCAAGGAGCTTTACCTGTCAGGCTGTGTTCTACCTGAGCAGGTGAGTACCATGCAGTTGGAGGGCTTTCAGGACTTGAAAAACCTGAGGACCCTCTACTTGAAGAGCAGCATCTCCCGGATCCCACAAGTCATTACAGACCTCCTGCCTTCGCTGCAGAAGTTGTCCCTCGATAACGAGGGGAGCAAGCTGGTTGTATTGAACAACTTGAAAAAGATGGTCAATCTGAAAAGCCTGGAGCTGATCAGCTGCGACCTGGAACGCATTCCGCACTCCATTTTCAGTCTGAACAATTTGCATGAGTTAAACCTCAAAGAAAATAACCTTAAAACTGTGGAAGAGATCATTAGCTTTCAGCATCTCCAGAATCTTTCCTGCTTAAAGTTGTGGCACAATAACATAGCTTATATTCCGGCCCAGATTGGGGCATTATCTAATCTAGAGCAACTCTCTTTGGACCATAATAACATTGAGAATCTGCCCCTGCAGCTTTTCCTATGCACCAAACTACATTATTTGGATCTAAGCTATAACCACCTGACCTTCATTCCAGAAGAAATCCAGTATCTGAGTAATTTGCAGTACTTTGCTGTGACCAACAACAAT atTGAGATGCTACCAGATGGGCTGTTTCAGTGCAAAAAGCTGCAGTGTTTACTTTTGGGGAAAAATAGCCTGATGAGCTTGTCCCCTCACGTGGGTGAGCTGTCGAACCTTACTCATCTGGAGCTCATTG
- the LRRC8B gene encoding volume-regulated anion channel subunit LRRC8B isoform X1 — translation MITLTELKCLADAQSSYHILKPWWDVFWYYITLIMLLVAVLAGALQLTQSRVLCCLPCKVEFDNHCAVPWDILKASVNTSSDPGTPLPLPLRIQNDLHRQQYSYIDAVCYEKQLHWFAKFFPYLVLLHTLIFAACSNFWLHYPSTSSRLEHFVAILHKCFDSPWTTRALSETVAEQSVRPLTLSKSKVLLSSSGCSAEVESNKQSLPYPQPGLESAGIESPTSSVLDKKEGEQAKAIFEKVKRFRMHVEQKDIIYRVYLKQIIVKVILFVLIITYVPYFLTYITLEIDCSVDVQAFTGYKRYQCVYSLAEIFKVLASFYVILVILYGLTSSYSLWWMLRSSLKQYSFEALREKSNYSDIPDVKNDFAFILHLADQYDPLYSKRFSIFLSEVSENKLKQINLNNEWTVEKLKSKLVKNSQDKIELHLFMLNGLPDNVFELTEIEVLSLELIPEVKLPSAVSQLVNLKELHVYHSSLVVDHPALAFLEENLKILRLKFTEMGKIPRWVFHLKNLKELYLSGCVLPEQVSTMQLEGFQDLKNLRTLYLKSSISRIPQVITDLLPSLQKLSLDNEGSKLVVLNNLKKMVNLKSLELISCDLERIPHSIFSLNNLHELNLKENNLKTVEEIISFQHLQNLSCLKLWHNNIAYIPAQIGALSNLEQLSLDHNNIENLPLQLFLCTKLHYLDLSYNHLTFIPEEIQYLSNLQYFAVTNNNIEMLPDGLFQCKKLQCLLLGKNSLMSLSPHVGELSNLTHLELIGNYLETLPPELEGCQSLKRSCLIVEENLLNTLPPPVTERLQTCLDKC, via the exons ATGATTACACTAACAGAGCTAAAATGTTTAGCAGACGCCCAGTCGTCTTATCACATCCTAAAACCGTGGTGGGACGTCTTTTGGTATTACATCACCCTGATCATGCTGCTGGTGGCCGTGCTGGCTGGAGCCCTCCAGCTCACACAGAGCAGGGTTCTGTGCTGTCTTCCGTGTAAGGTGGAATTCGACAATCACTGCGCCGTGCCTTGGGACATCCTGAAAGCCAGcgtgaacacgtcttccgatcccGGGACGCCGCTTCCGCTCCCCCTCAGAATCCAGAACGACCTCCACCGACAGCAGTACTCCTACATCGACGCCGTCTGTTATGAGAAGCAGCTCCACTGGTTCGCAAAGTTCTTTCCCTACCTGGTGCTCTTGCACACGCTCATCTTCGCAGCCTGCAGCAACTTTTGGCTGCACTACCCCAGTACCAGTTCCAGGCTCGAGCATTTTGTGGCCATCCTTCACAAGTGCTTCGATTCTCCGTGGACCACCCGTGCCCTGTCAGAGACGGTGGCTGAGCAGTCAGTGAGGCCCCTGACACTCTCCAAGTCCAAGGTTTTGCTTTCTTCCTCAGGGTGCTCAGCTGAGGTTGAGTCCAACAAGCAGTCATTGCCCTACCCGCAGCCTGGCTTAGAGTCAGCTGGCATAGAAAGCCCAACTTCTAGCGTCCTGGACAAGAAGGAGGGCGAACAGGCCAAAGCCATCTTTGAAAAAGTGAAAAGGTTCCGCATGCACGTGGAACAGAAGGATATCATTTATAGAGTGTATCTGAAGCAGATAATAGTCAAAGTCATTTTGTTTGTCCTCATCATAACTTACGTTCCGTATTTTTTAACCTACATTACTCTTGAAATTGACTGTTCAGTGGATGTGCAGGCTTTTACTGGATATAAGCGCTACCAGTGTGTCTACTCCTTGGCAGAAATATTTAAGGTCCTGGCTTCATTTTATGTCATCTTGGTTATACTTTATGGTCTTACCTCCTCCTACAGCTTGTGGTGGATGCTGCGGAGTTCTCTGAAGCAATATTCTTTTGAGGCGCTGAGAGAAAAAAGCAACTACAGTGACATCCCGGATGTCAAGAATGACTTCGCCTTCATTCTGCATCTGGCTGATCAGTACGATCCCCTTTACTCCAAACGCTTCTCCATATTCCTGTCGGAGGTCAGTGAGAACAAACTGAAACAGATCAACCTCAACAACGAATGGACGGTCGAGAAACTGAAAAGCAAGCTTGTGAAAAATTCCCAGGACAAGATAGAACTGCATCTTTTCATGCTAAACGGTCTTCCAGACAATGTCTTTGAGCTGACAGAAATTGAAGTGCTAAGCCTGGAGCTGATCCCTGAGGTCAAGCTGCCTTCTGCGGTCTCGCAGCTGGTCAACCTCAAGGAGCTCCACGTGTACCATTCATCTCTGGTGGTCGACCATCCTGCCCTGGCCTTTCTAGAGGAGAATTTAAAAATCCTCCGCCTGAAATTTACTGAAATGGGGAAAATTCCACGCTGGGTATTTCATCTGAAGAATCTCAAGGAGCTTTACCTGTCAGGCTGTGTTCTACCTGAGCAGGTGAGTACCATGCAGTTGGAGGGCTTTCAGGACTTGAAAAACCTGAGGACCCTCTACTTGAAGAGCAGCATCTCCCGGATCCCACAAGTCATTACAGACCTCCTGCCTTCGCTGCAGAAGTTGTCCCTCGATAACGAGGGGAGCAAGCTGGTTGTATTGAACAACTTGAAAAAGATGGTCAATCTGAAAAGCCTGGAGCTGATCAGCTGCGACCTGGAACGCATTCCGCACTCCATTTTCAGTCTGAACAATTTGCATGAGTTAAACCTCAAAGAAAATAACCTTAAAACTGTGGAAGAGATCATTAGCTTTCAGCATCTCCAGAATCTTTCCTGCTTAAAGTTGTGGCACAATAACATAGCTTATATTCCGGCCCAGATTGGGGCATTATCTAATCTAGAGCAACTCTCTTTGGACCATAATAACATTGAGAATCTGCCCCTGCAGCTTTTCCTATGCACCAAACTACATTATTTGGATCTAAGCTATAACCACCTGACCTTCATTCCAGAAGAAATCCAGTATCTGAGTAATTTGCAGTACTTTGCTGTGACCAACAACAAT atTGAGATGCTACCAGATGGGCTGTTTCAGTGCAAAAAGCTGCAGTGTTTACTTTTGGGGAAAAATAGCCTGATGAGCTTGTCCCCTCACGTGGGTGAGCTGTCGAACCTTACTCATCTGGAGCTCATTGGTAATTACCTGGAAACACTTCCTCCTGAACTGGAAGGATGTCAGTCCCTCAAACGGAGCTGTCTGATTGTTGAGGAGAATTTGCTCAATACTCTTCCTCCCCCTGTAACAGAACGTTTGCAGACATGCTTAGATAAATGTTGA